The following coding sequences lie in one Deinococcus aerolatus genomic window:
- the fdhF gene encoding formate dehydrogenase subunit alpha, producing MQQTDHLAVPNDAHIRSTVGPTRPASGPAVDIQIDGGTFTAFMGEPLVDAINRAQIELAQVCYHPQLGPIQTCDTCSVDINGQLGRACGTSVTAGMVVRTQTIAARAAQRDAYDRIVANHDLYCTVCDNNNGNCTVHNTLGVLGIDHQTRPFQPKGYPKDETNPFYRYDPDQCILCGRCVEACQNVQVNETLSINWEAEQPRVLWDGGKPIGESSCVSCGHCVTVCPCNALQEKSMLGHAGLFTGIPLPVFDAAIDVVKGMEASVGLKPIMNVSEIESAARDRYIKKTKTVCTYCGVGCSFDVWTDERHILKVEPGLGHANGISTCVKGKFGWDYVNSGDRLTSPLIREGDRFREASWEEALDLVARRFMDIKAQHGPDALAFVASSKASNEEAFLVQKFARQVIGTNNVDNCSRYCQSPASKGLALTVGIGGDSGTIRDIENASLIITVGSNTAESHPVLATRVKRAQKLGRTRVVVFDIREHELAKRADAFHRPKPGTDFVWLGAVSKFILDNGLENKAFLAERVNGLDEFRASIREFTLEYAERETGLSAATLEALARQIAAEERVCVLWAMGVTQQCGGTDTSAAISNLLLITGNYGRLGTGAYPLRGHNNVQGASDMGAMPDQVTGYQLVTDELAIQRHQREWGVTLRAQRGLDNTQMLDAAIHGQLKSMWITGEEMSLTDANANHLQEGFEALEFLVVQDLYFTNTARYADVVFPAAASLEKEGTFTNTERRIQRLYEVMPPLKGTKPDWQIYMAVAERMGHHWGYTHPSEIMAEISRLTPYFAGVTYERLEGYKTLCWPVAEDGTDQPLLYTERFNFPDGKARLYAGEYRPRQQAPNQEFDLHLNSGRMLEHFHEGNMTFRVEGIAVTAPDAFVEVSQELAAERQIQSGQWVRLVSAHGAVRLQALVTGRVSDNELYVPMNARKAQDAVNHLTGSEGDSITNTPAYKDNRVRMELLGEVGDNPLPARNFRWGHPTPQTGVEVERKWARPDYVYPGGALPMLGDSLNARTDALGTDD from the coding sequence ATGCAGCAAACGGATCATCTGGCCGTCCCCAACGACGCCCACATTCGCTCCACGGTCGGGCCGACCCGGCCGGCCAGCGGACCGGCGGTGGACATTCAAATTGACGGCGGAACCTTCACGGCCTTCATGGGCGAGCCGCTGGTGGACGCCATCAACCGCGCCCAGATCGAGCTGGCCCAGGTGTGCTACCACCCGCAACTGGGGCCGATCCAGACCTGCGACACCTGTTCGGTGGACATTAATGGGCAGCTTGGGCGGGCCTGCGGGACCAGTGTCACGGCGGGCATGGTGGTCCGCACGCAGACCATCGCGGCGCGGGCGGCGCAGCGGGACGCCTACGACCGCATCGTGGCAAACCACGACCTGTACTGCACGGTCTGCGACAACAACAACGGCAACTGCACCGTGCACAACACACTGGGCGTGCTGGGCATCGACCACCAGACCCGGCCGTTTCAGCCCAAGGGCTACCCCAAAGACGAGACCAACCCCTTCTACCGCTACGACCCGGACCAGTGCATCCTGTGCGGGCGCTGCGTGGAGGCCTGCCAGAACGTGCAGGTCAACGAAACCCTCAGCATCAACTGGGAGGCCGAGCAGCCGCGCGTGCTGTGGGACGGCGGCAAGCCGATTGGCGAATCGAGCTGCGTGAGCTGCGGCCACTGCGTCACGGTCTGCCCGTGCAATGCCCTGCAGGAAAAGTCCATGCTGGGGCACGCAGGCCTGTTCACCGGGATTCCGCTGCCGGTGTTTGACGCGGCGATTGACGTGGTCAAGGGCATGGAAGCCAGTGTGGGCCTCAAGCCCATCATGAATGTCTCGGAAATCGAGTCGGCGGCGCGTGACCGCTACATCAAGAAGACCAAGACCGTATGCACGTACTGCGGCGTGGGCTGTTCCTTCGACGTGTGGACCGACGAGCGGCACATTCTGAAGGTCGAGCCGGGGCTGGGCCACGCCAACGGCATCAGCACCTGCGTCAAGGGCAAGTTCGGCTGGGATTACGTGAACAGCGGCGACCGCCTGACCTCGCCCCTGATCCGCGAGGGCGACCGCTTCCGTGAGGCCAGCTGGGAAGAGGCGCTGGACCTCGTGGCACGGCGCTTCATGGACATCAAGGCCCAGCACGGCCCGGACGCACTGGCCTTTGTGGCCAGCAGCAAGGCCAGCAACGAGGAAGCGTTCCTGGTGCAGAAGTTTGCGCGGCAGGTCATTGGCACCAACAACGTCGACAACTGCTCGCGCTACTGCCAGTCGCCGGCCTCCAAGGGCCTGGCGCTGACCGTGGGCATCGGCGGCGACAGCGGCACCATCCGGGACATCGAGAACGCCAGCCTGATCATCACGGTGGGCAGCAACACCGCTGAGAGCCACCCGGTCCTGGCCACCCGCGTGAAGCGGGCGCAGAAGCTGGGGCGTACCCGCGTGGTCGTGTTCGACATCCGCGAGCATGAACTGGCCAAGCGGGCCGACGCGTTTCACCGCCCGAAGCCCGGCACCGACTTCGTGTGGCTGGGCGCAGTCAGCAAGTTCATTCTGGACAACGGTCTGGAGAACAAGGCTTTCCTGGCAGAGCGCGTCAACGGCCTGGATGAGTTCCGCGCATCGATCCGGGAATTCACGCTGGAGTACGCCGAGCGTGAAACTGGCCTGAGCGCCGCCACGCTGGAGGCTCTGGCCCGTCAGATCGCTGCCGAGGAACGCGTGTGCGTCCTGTGGGCAATGGGCGTCACGCAGCAGTGCGGCGGCACCGACACCAGCGCCGCCATCTCCAATCTGCTGCTGATTACTGGGAACTATGGCCGCCTGGGCACCGGGGCGTACCCGCTGCGGGGACACAACAACGTGCAGGGCGCGTCGGACATGGGAGCCATGCCGGATCAGGTGACCGGGTACCAGCTGGTGACCGACGAACTTGCCATTCAGCGCCACCAGCGCGAGTGGGGCGTCACCCTGCGGGCGCAGCGCGGCCTGGACAACACGCAGATGCTGGACGCCGCCATTCACGGCCAGCTCAAGTCAATGTGGATCACCGGCGAGGAAATGAGCCTGACCGACGCCAATGCCAACCACCTGCAGGAAGGCTTCGAGGCGCTGGAATTCCTGGTCGTGCAGGACCTTTACTTCACCAACACGGCGCGGTACGCGGACGTGGTGTTCCCCGCCGCCGCGTCGCTGGAAAAGGAAGGCACGTTCACGAACACCGAGCGCCGCATCCAGCGCCTGTACGAGGTCATGCCGCCCCTCAAGGGCACCAAGCCCGACTGGCAGATCTACATGGCCGTCGCGGAGCGCATGGGCCACCACTGGGGCTATACGCACCCCTCGGAGATCATGGCCGAGATCTCGCGCCTGACGCCCTATTTTGCCGGGGTGACCTACGAGCGCCTGGAAGGCTACAAGACGCTTTGCTGGCCGGTGGCCGAGGACGGCACGGACCAGCCGCTGCTGTATACCGAGCGCTTCAACTTTCCGGACGGGAAGGCCCGCCTGTACGCCGGGGAGTACCGCCCCCGCCAGCAGGCCCCCAACCAGGAGTTCGATCTGCACCTGAACTCCGGGCGGATGCTGGAACACTTCCACGAGGGCAACATGACCTTCCGGGTGGAGGGCATCGCGGTGACCGCGCCCGACGCGTTCGTGGAGGTCAGCCAGGAACTGGCCGCCGAGCGCCAGATCCAGAGCGGACAGTGGGTCCGGCTGGTCAGCGCGCACGGCGCGGTCCGGCTGCAGGCCCTGGTGACGGGCCGCGTCAGCGACAACGAACTGTACGTGCCCATGAACGCCCGCAAGGCCCAGGACGCCGTGAACCACCTGACCGGCTCCGAGGGAGACTCGATCACCAACACCCCCGCCTACAAGGACAACCGTGTCCGCATGGAACTTCTGGGCGAGGTGGGCGACAACCCGCTGCCGGCCCGCAACTTCCGCTGGGGCCACCCCACGCCCCAGACCGGTGTGGAGGTCGAGCGCAAGTGGGCGCGGCCCGACTACGTGTATCCGGGCGGCGCCCTGCCGATGCTCGGCGACAGCCTCAATGCCCGCACCGACGCCCTGGGCACGGACGACTGA
- a CDS encoding 3'-5' exonuclease — MSAGDRPVTLRQPIIFVDVETGGRDPARHPLLTVGAVTLGEDGQITRPLHLRVRHREYCVEPGALAVTGIDLLEHDRAAQPPEEVAAALRGYAAGVGRVMLGGHNFGFDLGFLRPLLPDLRRVFRSSYVDTKLTAQFLIHAGVLPHGVGTPLAQLTGHFGIEYTAHDALEDATATAKVYVQLLRLVGAEATAD; from the coding sequence ATGAGCGCGGGGGACCGCCCCGTCACGCTGCGTCAGCCGATCATCTTCGTGGACGTGGAAACCGGCGGCCGTGACCCGGCCCGCCACCCGCTGCTGACGGTGGGGGCGGTGACGCTGGGCGAGGACGGCCAGATCACACGTCCGCTGCATCTGCGGGTCAGGCACCGCGAGTACTGTGTGGAACCGGGTGCGCTGGCCGTGACGGGCATCGACCTGCTGGAGCATGACCGCGCTGCCCAGCCACCAGAGGAGGTGGCCGCCGCCCTGCGCGGGTACGCCGCCGGGGTGGGCCGGGTGATGCTGGGTGGTCACAACTTCGGCTTCGATCTGGGGTTTCTGCGCCCCCTTCTGCCTGACCTCCGACGGGTGTTCCGCAGCAGCTACGTGGACACCAAGCTGACCGCCCAGTTCCTGATACACGCCGGGGTGCTGCCGCACGGGGTGGGCACGCCGCTGGCCCAGTTGACCGGGCATTTTGGCATTGAGTACACGGCGCACGACGCGCTGGAAGACGCCACCGCGACGGCAAAAGTCTACGTGCAACTGCTCAGGCTGGTGGGGGCAGAGGCCACCGCTGACTGA
- a CDS encoding cation diffusion facilitator family transporter yields MSAPVSSHGSRGKRGSGRASRLALWTVVVALAVLGLKFVAYLMTGSVALYSDALESVVNVAAALAALIALRVAALPADSNHPYGHTKAEYFSAVAEGVLIVLAALSIGREAVGGLLGPSELNVPYAGLLVNFGAGVINALWATRLLRAGAELRSPALVADGRHLRTDVLTSVGVLLGLLAAKLTGMTWLDPALALLVAVNILWSGFGLVRESVGGLMDAAVDPQTEGRIRRVMREHGDGALEMHDLRTRHAGRLAFIEFHMVVPGEMSVQEAHTICDRLEDAIRAEMPDSSITIHVEPQDKAKHHGVLVL; encoded by the coding sequence ATGAGCGCACCCGTTTCTTCACACGGCAGCCGGGGCAAGCGGGGGTCCGGACGGGCCTCCCGGCTGGCGCTGTGGACTGTGGTGGTGGCGCTGGCCGTGCTGGGCCTGAAGTTCGTGGCCTACCTGATGACCGGCAGCGTGGCGCTGTACTCGGACGCGCTGGAGAGCGTGGTGAATGTAGCAGCGGCGCTGGCGGCCCTGATCGCCCTGCGCGTGGCGGCCCTGCCCGCCGATTCCAACCACCCCTACGGCCACACCAAGGCCGAGTACTTCAGCGCGGTGGCCGAGGGCGTGCTGATCGTGCTGGCGGCGCTGAGCATCGGGCGCGAGGCGGTAGGTGGGCTGCTGGGTCCCAGTGAACTGAACGTCCCCTATGCAGGGCTGCTGGTTAACTTCGGGGCCGGCGTGATCAATGCGCTGTGGGCCACGCGGCTGCTGCGGGCCGGGGCCGAGCTGCGCTCCCCGGCGCTGGTGGCCGACGGGCGGCACCTGCGAACCGACGTGCTGACCAGCGTGGGCGTCCTGCTGGGCCTATTGGCCGCGAAACTGACCGGCATGACCTGGCTGGACCCGGCGCTGGCGCTGCTGGTGGCGGTCAACATTCTGTGGAGCGGTTTCGGACTGGTACGCGAGAGCGTCGGTGGCCTGATGGACGCCGCCGTGGACCCGCAGACCGAGGGCCGCATCCGCCGGGTCATGCGCGAGCACGGCGACGGGGCACTGGAGATGCACGACCTGCGCACCCGCCACGCCGGACGGCTGGCCTTTATCGAATTCCACATGGTGGTGCCGGGCGAGATGTCGGTGCAGGAGGCCCACACCATCTGCGACCGGCTGGAAGACGCCATCCGCGCCGAGATGCCGGACAGCAGCATCACCATCCACGTGGAGCCGCAGGACAAGGCCAAGCATCATGGGGTGCTGGTGCTGTAG
- a CDS encoding PEGA domain-containing protein, whose translation MKKLLMIPAALLLSTAAAAPKISAQSIIVNPTQPDLSVSVRVDKDSSGAQNPAYKVDENAVISASVNRDAYVYLFNVNPDGTVDQILPNRLSSGDSNFVKSGTTKSFPAPGDNFKFTIAGPIGQNKVLALASLTELNLSQISSFKTAQDQFATVNAKSQAGLAQALSIVVTPIPQNSWVTDTAFYTVAAQNPVSTGSLFVGANVDNATVTLNGQRLGGANVTYNNLRPGSYPIRIQAPGYRDISTTVAIRAGTTTNVNAEFAAVVVTPPAPTKLTITIRSSVNNARVFVDGREAGTISNGTLNVQVDRGSHEIVMIAPGYRTFLSTYNVTTNGQITINPTR comes from the coding sequence GTGAAAAAACTTTTGATGATCCCCGCAGCCCTGCTGCTGTCCACCGCCGCCGCCGCCCCCAAGATCAGCGCCCAGAGCATCATCGTGAACCCCACCCAGCCTGACCTGAGCGTGAGCGTGCGCGTTGACAAGGACTCCAGCGGTGCCCAGAACCCGGCCTACAAGGTTGACGAGAACGCCGTAATCAGCGCCAGCGTGAACCGCGACGCCTACGTCTACCTGTTTAACGTCAACCCCGACGGCACCGTGGACCAGATTCTGCCTAACCGCCTGAGCAGCGGTGACAGCAACTTCGTGAAGTCCGGAACCACCAAGAGCTTCCCGGCACCTGGCGACAACTTCAAGTTCACCATCGCTGGCCCCATCGGCCAGAACAAGGTGCTGGCCCTGGCCAGCCTGACCGAACTGAACCTCAGCCAGATCAGCTCCTTCAAGACCGCCCAGGACCAGTTCGCCACTGTGAACGCCAAGAGCCAGGCCGGACTCGCTCAGGCCCTGAGCATCGTGGTCACGCCCATCCCCCAGAACTCCTGGGTGACCGACACGGCGTTCTACACCGTGGCCGCGCAGAACCCGGTCAGCACCGGCAGCCTGTTCGTGGGCGCCAACGTGGACAACGCCACCGTGACCCTCAACGGTCAGCGGCTCGGCGGCGCGAACGTGACCTACAACAACCTGCGCCCCGGCAGCTACCCCATTCGCATCCAGGCCCCCGGTTACCGCGATATCTCCACCACCGTCGCCATCCGTGCCGGCACCACGACCAACGTGAACGCCGAATTCGCCGCCGTGGTGGTCACGCCTCCGGCCCCCACCAAGCTGACCATTACGATCCGCAGCAGCGTAAACAATGCCCGCGTGTTCGTGGACGGCCGTGAAGCCGGCACCATCAGTAACGGTACCCTGAATGTGCAGGTGGACCGTGGCAGCCACGAGATCGTGATGATCGCCCCCGGCTACCGCACCTTCCTGAGCACCTACAACGTGACCACCAACGGTCAGATCACCATCAACCCCACCCGCTAA
- a CDS encoding NUDIX hydrolase — protein MSETSRTDPLDVSLLEDARLDPAADPWAGWLSGRRRRRLHLPEYRPAAVLVALTREVDPRVLLTVRSSELPTHRGQIAFPGGSLEAGESVTAGAVREAWEEVGLDPADITVLGEMDDVFTPAGFHVTPVLARVPARPALQLSGEVTQILLPTLSDLRALSPIRETRLMPDGQQVVLYRYPWQGHDIWGMTARVLHDLLTDGPL, from the coding sequence GTGAGCGAAACGTCCCGCACGGACCCGCTGGACGTTTCGCTGCTGGAAGACGCCCGCCTGGACCCGGCGGCGGACCCCTGGGCCGGCTGGCTGTCCGGACGCCGCCGCCGGCGGCTGCACCTGCCGGAATACCGTCCTGCCGCCGTGCTGGTGGCCCTGACCCGCGAGGTGGACCCGCGCGTGCTGCTCACGGTGCGGTCTTCCGAGTTGCCCACCCACCGGGGCCAGATTGCCTTTCCGGGTGGCAGCCTGGAGGCCGGGGAAAGCGTGACCGCCGGGGCCGTGCGCGAGGCGTGGGAGGAGGTGGGGCTGGACCCCGCCGACATCACCGTGCTGGGCGAGATGGACGACGTGTTTACCCCGGCGGGCTTTCATGTGACGCCGGTGCTGGCGCGCGTACCGGCGCGGCCTGCGCTGCAATTGTCAGGCGAGGTCACGCAGATTCTGCTGCCCACGCTCTCGGACCTGCGCGCCCTGAGTCCCATCCGCGAAACCCGCCTCATGCCGGACGGGCAGCAGGTGGTGCTGTACCGCTACCCCTGGCAGGGCCACGACATCTGGGGCATGACCGCGCGGGTGCTGCACGATCTGCTGACGGATGGGCCACTGTAG
- a CDS encoding MazG family protein, with translation MQDLLNTMRRLRAPGGCPWDAEQTHTSLRPYLLEEAAEAVDAIDGGCPADLAGELGDVLLQVAFHSVIAEEAGTFGYADVEGSIVEKLVRRHPHVFGTTQVSGSAEVVSNWQAIKAAEQGSRPRRAVDRVPSALGALAREAAAQRLADVTGNRDHISGVLEAAADTPQGVADVLAAVVAWARALGVDAELALRDHTTRTLEALPDGAAAP, from the coding sequence ATGCAGGACCTCCTGAACACGATGCGCCGCCTGCGCGCCCCCGGTGGCTGCCCCTGGGACGCCGAACAGACCCACACCTCCCTGCGCCCCTACCTGCTGGAAGAGGCGGCCGAGGCAGTAGACGCCATTGACGGCGGCTGCCCGGCAGACCTGGCCGGGGAACTGGGCGACGTGCTGCTGCAGGTGGCCTTCCACAGCGTGATTGCCGAGGAGGCAGGCACCTTCGGGTACGCGGACGTGGAAGGCTCCATCGTGGAGAAGCTGGTGCGGCGGCATCCACACGTCTTTGGCACCACGCAGGTCAGCGGCAGCGCCGAGGTGGTCAGCAACTGGCAGGCCATCAAGGCGGCGGAGCAGGGCAGCAGGCCGCGCCGCGCCGTGGACCGGGTGCCGTCGGCGCTGGGTGCCCTGGCCCGCGAGGCAGCGGCGCAGCGGCTGGCAGACGTCACGGGGAACCGCGACCATATCTCCGGCGTGCTTGAGGCAGCCGCCGACACCCCGCAGGGTGTCGCGGACGTGCTGGCCGCCGTGGTGGCCTGGGCCCGCGCCCTGGGTGTGGACGCCGAACTGGCACTGAGGGACCACACCACGCGTACGCTGGAAGCCCTGCCGGATGGGGCCGCCGCGCCGTGA
- a CDS encoding SDR family oxidoreductase: protein MTDQTAHKDAGTRGSAFITGASKGIGYEVARALAAAGYAVTITSRNENEITEAAGKIGGQARGVVCDVRDPAALEREVAAHTDAFGGLDVLFVNAGVGNFANVADMSIQEWQDVIDTNLSGAFYTVKAALPALKQGGGYIFTLSSLAGKNPFAGGAAYNASKFGLNGLSEVLTLDLRQHDIKVTQIMPGSVATYFAGHTPSDADAWKIQPEDIAQLTVDLLNMPARTLPSRVEVRPSKPPKK from the coding sequence ATGACTGACCAGACAGCACACAAAGATGCAGGAACGCGCGGCAGCGCCTTCATCACCGGGGCCAGCAAGGGCATCGGCTACGAGGTCGCGCGGGCGCTGGCTGCGGCGGGGTACGCCGTGACCATCACCAGCCGCAACGAGAACGAGATCACCGAGGCCGCCGGGAAGATTGGCGGACAGGCGCGCGGCGTGGTGTGCGACGTGCGGGACCCGGCAGCCCTGGAGCGCGAGGTCGCTGCCCACACCGACGCCTTCGGCGGCTTGGATGTACTGTTCGTCAACGCGGGGGTGGGCAACTTCGCCAACGTGGCCGACATGAGCATTCAGGAGTGGCAGGACGTGATCGACACCAACCTGTCGGGGGCCTTCTACACCGTCAAGGCGGCCCTGCCGGCCCTGAAGCAGGGCGGCGGCTACATCTTCACGCTGTCCAGTCTGGCGGGCAAGAATCCGTTCGCGGGCGGCGCAGCCTACAACGCCAGTAAATTCGGGCTGAACGGTCTGTCCGAGGTGCTGACCCTGGACCTGCGCCAGCACGACATCAAGGTGACGCAGATCATGCCCGGCAGCGTGGCCACCTACTTCGCCGGACACACCCCGTCTGACGCCGACGCCTGGAAGATCCAGCCGGAGGACATCGCGCAGCTCACGGTGGACCTGCTGAACATGCCCGCCCGCACGTTGCCCAGCCGCGTCGAGGTGCGTCCCAGCAAGCCCCCGAAGAAGTAA
- the smpB gene encoding SsrA-binding protein SmpB, whose protein sequence is MRGVYTNRRAHYEYELLERFEAGISLTGSEVKSIRAGGVDFRDAFARLAGGNVDLEGLYIPTYTEATYNNHEPRRTRRLLLHREEIQKMKRGLEQKGLTLIPTRLYVKGRYFKVELALARGKKLHDKRRAEAEKTVQRELRAL, encoded by the coding sequence CTGCGGGGCGTGTACACCAACCGACGCGCCCATTACGAGTACGAGTTGCTGGAGCGCTTCGAGGCGGGCATCAGCCTGACCGGCAGTGAAGTCAAGAGCATTCGCGCGGGGGGCGTTGATTTCCGCGACGCCTTTGCCCGGCTGGCAGGCGGCAACGTCGATCTGGAGGGCCTGTATATCCCCACCTACACCGAGGCCACCTACAACAACCACGAGCCGCGCCGCACCCGGCGTCTGCTGCTGCACCGCGAGGAAATCCAGAAGATGAAGCGCGGCCTGGAGCAAAAGGGCCTGACCCTGATTCCCACCCGGCTGTACGTCAAAGGCCGGTACTTCAAGGTGGAACTCGCGCTGGCCAGGGGCAAGAAGCTGCATGACAAGCGCCGGGCCGAGGCGGAGAAGACCGTGCAGCGGGAACTGCGGGCGCTGTGA
- a CDS encoding N-acetylmuramoyl-L-alanine amidase: MGRAGGRGGLRRSWPVLAAALLLAGLAGAQITYGKLNLAGQQVESIGLYGSEYVTGDALGKLVNVVRDGSVMRVSGLGHTLLLPIDLDQERATTDFNTVQIDTQRLQGQAATLVNGSVYLPLSTVARGLGATYVQGQLTLARPELLGVSSRAGQDSDRLVLDLSRDVQLTDEARGSRVVVRLRGLQGQPRKYTTRGAFLPTAEVSRDGDDLILSAPITAASGYRVYKVVRPSGTRVVLDLGPGIPRSSPAILERVTRPLIVLDPVKTAGIGRDPTLDVARRAAEMLTRAGWQVKVTRDTAAALSREQTLQLARESDVYLALNMGRFPGSPRSGVTVYEPSGPAPSQLVNSVRMGSAPPYGSLVVGDTGGTRRLSELLQGELKGGNITAKQGSLSRVLTLEQAPQAALMLELGWASSSRDLANLAVERRLQALSVAVARSVATYLTARANNNANVSAASPAGSGQ; the protein is encoded by the coding sequence GTGGGCCGTGCGGGTGGGCGCGGCGGCCTGCGCCGTTCCTGGCCGGTGCTGGCCGCGGCCCTGCTGCTGGCAGGACTGGCCGGGGCGCAGATCACCTATGGCAAGCTGAATCTGGCGGGCCAGCAGGTGGAGAGCATCGGCCTGTACGGCTCCGAGTACGTGACCGGGGACGCGCTGGGCAAGCTGGTCAATGTGGTACGGGACGGCTCAGTAATGCGGGTCAGCGGGCTGGGCCACACCCTGCTGCTGCCCATTGACCTGGACCAGGAACGCGCCACCACCGATTTCAACACCGTGCAGATCGACACCCAGCGGCTTCAGGGGCAGGCGGCCACGCTGGTCAACGGCTCGGTCTACCTGCCCCTGAGCACCGTGGCCCGCGGACTGGGCGCCACCTACGTGCAGGGACAGCTGACGCTGGCGCGGCCCGAACTGCTGGGCGTCAGCAGCCGCGCCGGACAGGACAGTGACCGGCTGGTGCTGGATCTCAGCCGCGACGTGCAACTGACCGACGAGGCCCGCGGCAGCCGCGTCGTGGTGCGCCTGCGCGGGTTACAGGGGCAGCCCCGGAAATACACCACGCGCGGGGCATTCCTGCCGACCGCCGAGGTCAGCCGCGACGGCGACGACCTGATCCTGAGCGCCCCGATCACCGCCGCGAGCGGCTACCGGGTCTACAAGGTGGTCCGTCCGTCGGGAACGCGGGTGGTGCTGGACCTGGGGCCGGGCATTCCACGCAGCAGTCCGGCAATTCTGGAACGGGTCACGCGCCCGCTGATCGTGCTGGACCCGGTCAAGACTGCCGGGATTGGCCGTGATCCCACGCTGGACGTCGCGCGCCGGGCGGCAGAGATGCTGACCCGGGCGGGCTGGCAGGTCAAGGTTACCCGCGACACCGCCGCCGCCCTGAGCCGCGAGCAGACGCTGCAACTGGCGCGCGAGAGTGATGTGTACCTCGCCCTGAACATGGGCCGTTTTCCAGGTTCGCCCCGCAGCGGCGTGACCGTCTACGAACCGTCCGGACCCGCGCCATCGCAGCTGGTCAACAGTGTGCGGATGGGGAGTGCGCCGCCGTACGGCTCGCTGGTGGTGGGCGACACCGGCGGCACGCGGCGGCTGAGCGAACTGCTGCAGGGCGAACTCAAGGGCGGCAACATCACCGCCAAGCAGGGCAGTCTCTCGCGGGTTTTGACCCTGGAACAGGCCCCGCAGGCCGCGCTGATGCTGGAACTGGGCTGGGCCAGCAGTTCCAGGGACCTGGCCAATCTGGCCGTGGAGCGGCGGCTGCAGGCGCTGTCGGTGGCGGTGGCCCGTTCGGTGGCCACCTACCTGACCGCGCGCGCCAACAACAACGCCAATGTCAGCGCCGCGAGTCCGGCGGGGAGCGGGCAGTGA
- a CDS encoding GerMN domain-containing protein: MIRRLFSLFNVISAALLAAAALAYQAVQQQPTPPEAPKLQLAERTAMNVQVYFTDPQVRAMKAETRTVQVTQSNPRAVAQAALNVWATGPSKEANLAVVPAGTAAPKVYIRGLHYYVDLPAAYANLRYGASGERMLLCTLTRTLLDTRGEDVTFVLDGQPADTLGQINLREPFTRQDCADE; encoded by the coding sequence GTGATCCGCCGCCTGTTCTCGCTGTTCAATGTGATCAGCGCCGCGCTGCTGGCCGCCGCCGCGCTGGCGTATCAGGCAGTGCAGCAGCAGCCCACCCCGCCCGAGGCGCCCAAGTTGCAGTTGGCCGAACGAACCGCCATGAATGTTCAGGTGTATTTCACCGATCCGCAGGTGCGCGCCATGAAGGCCGAGACGCGCACTGTGCAGGTCACCCAGAGCAACCCACGGGCCGTGGCCCAGGCCGCCCTGAACGTGTGGGCCACCGGCCCCAGCAAGGAGGCCAATCTGGCGGTGGTGCCGGCTGGTACGGCGGCCCCCAAGGTTTATATTCGCGGCCTCCACTATTACGTGGACCTGCCTGCCGCCTACGCCAACCTGCGCTACGGCGCGAGCGGCGAGCGCATGCTGCTGTGTACCCTGACCCGCACGCTGCTGGACACCCGCGGTGAGGACGTGACCTTCGTGCTGGATGGACAGCCGGCTGACACCCTGGGCCAGATCAACCTGCGCGAGCCGTTCACCCGGCAGGACTGCGCCGATGAATAG